From Oscillospiraceae bacterium CM, a single genomic window includes:
- a CDS encoding S-layer homology domain-containing protein — MKKALARIIASMLILGVIGFPASAAAVGVTSVSEAGISFIKEYEGFSSKAYIDAGKYFIGYGTQCNPGDYPNGISEATADSLLRKALDVKENAVNKVLTKYNITLKQNEYDALLSLSYNIGTVWMSSSNRIYSYMLSGFNNYTELEIVNALGTWCHQGKAVLNKLVERRIREAKMLLFNDYTGSDPHQYKYITYDAAGGSVPYSIYFYTYNMPYGALQSATLSGKTLDGWYTSDGTKISPTDLAVKNLSVTARWTDGPGPVTPGGFPDVKQTDWFYPYVSGLAEQKVVSGYPDGTFQPSRTVSSGEALKLILRAAGFDEQPGDASSWASGYLQLALTRGFVDSGEITDLNAPITRLEVAKITAKALGLPALDPEPIFMDTTNGHVLTLYYCGIITGVNVSGGLKYYPDSSIMRSEMSAVIWRVTSSDLFGQ; from the coding sequence TTGAAAAAGGCGCTTGCGCGCATCATAGCCTCAATGCTCATTCTCGGCGTCATCGGTTTTCCGGCATCGGCTGCCGCTGTCGGCGTCACGTCCGTCAGCGAGGCGGGGATTTCTTTCATTAAAGAATATGAGGGCTTTTCGAGCAAAGCCTATATCGACGCCGGAAAGTATTTTATCGGGTACGGCACGCAATGCAACCCCGGCGACTACCCGAACGGCATCTCGGAGGCCACGGCAGACAGCCTTTTGCGCAAGGCGCTAGACGTCAAGGAAAATGCTGTTAACAAGGTTTTGACGAAGTATAACATTACGCTCAAACAAAATGAATACGACGCGCTGCTCTCGCTGTCCTACAATATCGGAACGGTTTGGATGAGCTCCTCAAACAGGATTTACAGCTATATGCTCAGCGGGTTTAACAATTATACGGAGCTTGAAATCGTCAATGCCCTCGGCACATGGTGCCACCAGGGAAAGGCGGTGCTCAACAAGCTGGTGGAGCGGCGCATACGAGAAGCGAAGATGCTTTTGTTTAACGATTATACCGGCAGCGACCCGCATCAATACAAATACATTACATATGACGCCGCGGGCGGCAGCGTGCCGTACAGCATTTACTTTTACACGTACAACATGCCCTATGGGGCGCTTCAGTCGGCAACGCTGAGCGGCAAAACGCTCGACGGCTGGTATACGTCGGACGGCACGAAGATTTCACCGACAGACCTTGCCGTGAAAAACCTCAGTGTGACGGCGCGCTGGACAGACGGGCCGGGGCCCGTGACGCCCGGCGGTTTTCCGGATGTCAAGCAGACAGATTGGTTTTATCCGTACGTGAGCGGCCTTGCCGAGCAAAAAGTCGTCAGCGGTTACCCGGACGGTACGTTTCAGCCCAGCAGAACAGTGAGCAGCGGTGAAGCGCTCAAGCTCATCCTGCGCGCTGCCGGATTTGACGAGCAGCCCGGTGACGCTTCAAGCTGGGCCAGCGGTTATTTGCAGTTGGCGCTGACGAGGGGCTTTGTTGACAGCGGCGAGATTACGGATTTAAATGCGCCGATTACCCGTTTGGAGGTCGCCAAAATAACGGCAAAAGCGCTCGGCCTTCCGGCGCTCGACCCTGAACCGATTTTTATGGACACAACAAACGGCCACGTCCTGACGCTTTATTACTGCGGCATTATTACCGGCGTCAATGTATCGGGCGGCCTGAAGTATTATCCAGACAGCAGCATCATGCGCTCGGAGATGAGCGCTGTCATCTGGCGCGTCACCTCGTCGGATTTGTTTGGCCAGTAA